From Actinomyces slackii, a single genomic window includes:
- a CDS encoding HAD family hydrolase, translating into MSHPNPSRTARTARAARTMADATARGAAPAPSQPIEAVILDYGNVLYTWEATAAIAGRVPLETWEEFVTGADFSQWNVMSDAGTPFEEVVAALMARHPQRPDWAELLRTYRRNFAHSLTGPVPGTADVIDDLLAAGIPLYCLTNFDAPTFDGADGLVPQLARFKGVVVSGREHLVKPDPAIFDLLITRYGLSAERTLFVDDTPANIATAQALGLRTHLFTGAGRLRAELTSLGLLEPLVD; encoded by the coding sequence ATGAGCCACCCGAACCCCTCCCGTACTGCTCGCACTGCTCGCGCTGCTCGCACTATGGCCGACGCCACGGCCCGCGGCGCGGCGCCCGCGCCATCACAGCCCATCGAGGCCGTCATCCTCGACTACGGCAACGTCCTCTACACCTGGGAGGCGACCGCCGCGATCGCGGGCCGCGTCCCCCTGGAGACGTGGGAGGAGTTCGTCACCGGGGCGGACTTCAGCCAGTGGAACGTCATGTCTGACGCCGGAACTCCCTTTGAGGAGGTGGTGGCCGCACTGATGGCCCGCCACCCGCAGCGCCCCGACTGGGCGGAGCTGCTGCGCACCTATCGGCGGAACTTCGCCCACTCCCTGACAGGACCCGTCCCCGGAACCGCCGACGTGATCGACGATCTGCTCGCCGCCGGCATCCCGCTGTACTGCCTGACCAACTTCGACGCCCCCACCTTTGACGGCGCGGACGGGCTCGTGCCCCAGCTCGCGCGCTTCAAGGGCGTGGTGGTCTCGGGCCGGGAGCACCTGGTCAAGCCCGATCCCGCGATCTTCGACCTCCTCATCACCCGCTACGGGCTGAGCGCGGAGCGCACCCTGTTCGTCGATGACACCCCGGCCAACATCGCCACGGCGCAGGCCCTGGGCCTGCGCACCCATCTGTTCACCGGCGCCGGTCGTCTGCGGGCCGAGCTGACATCCCTGGGCCTGCTGGAACCGCTCGTAGACTGA
- the arcC gene encoding carbamate kinase, producing MRIVVALGGNALLRRGDKPDARTQIHNVQVAATELAKLAQEHELILTHGNGPQVGVLALESANDERLSEPYPFDTLGAETQGMIGYWLLQALQNELPGKHVAAMVNQTLVLGSDPAFANPTKFVGEVYSKEEAERLAEERGWTVKADGEHYRRVVGSPQPQRIIETRMIRTLVDAGAVVICSGGGGVPVVRNSEGKLEGIEAVIDKDLSAAVLAEALDADALLILTDVDGVYEGFGTENQRRIPQATPAELRDMGLPSGSMGPKVDAVCRFVELAGGTAAIGRLEDASTILEGTGGTIVTLGG from the coding sequence GTGCGAATCGTTGTTGCTCTCGGGGGCAATGCCCTCCTGCGCCGCGGGGACAAGCCTGACGCCCGCACGCAGATTCACAATGTTCAGGTGGCCGCCACGGAGCTTGCCAAGCTCGCTCAGGAGCACGAGCTCATCCTCACCCACGGCAATGGCCCCCAGGTCGGGGTCCTGGCGCTGGAGTCGGCCAATGACGAGCGTCTCAGCGAGCCCTACCCCTTCGACACCCTGGGCGCCGAGACCCAGGGCATGATCGGGTACTGGCTGCTGCAGGCCCTGCAGAACGAGCTGCCCGGCAAGCATGTCGCGGCCATGGTCAACCAGACCCTGGTCCTGGGCAGCGATCCTGCCTTCGCCAACCCGACGAAGTTCGTCGGCGAGGTCTACTCCAAGGAGGAGGCCGAGCGCCTGGCCGAGGAGCGGGGGTGGACGGTCAAGGCCGACGGCGAGCACTACCGCCGCGTGGTCGGCTCCCCCCAGCCCCAGAGGATCATCGAGACCAGGATGATCCGCACCCTGGTCGACGCCGGTGCCGTGGTCATCTGCTCCGGTGGCGGCGGCGTGCCGGTGGTGCGCAACAGCGAGGGCAAGCTCGAGGGCATCGAGGCCGTCATCGACAAGGACCTGTCAGCCGCGGTCCTGGCCGAGGCGCTGGATGCCGACGCGCTGCTCATCCTCACCGATGTCGACGGCGTCTACGAGGGCTTCGGCACTGAGAACCAGCGCCGGATCCCGCAGGCCACCCCCGCCGAGCTGCGCGACATGGGCCTGCCCAGCGGCTCCATGGGGCCGAAGGTCGACGCGGTGTGCCGCTTCGTGGAGCTCGCCGGAGGCACCGCCGCCATCGGGCGCCTGGAGGATGCCTCGACCATCCTGGAGGGCACCGGCGGGACCATCGTCACTCTCGGAGGCTGA
- a CDS encoding RsmB/NOP family class I SAM-dependent RNA methyltransferase, whose amino-acid sequence MARASRRGQGRERGRHERGHAGAQRRGQGRERGRQDDRARRSKSPAGRDRGSAATTGRAGHGKDPARQVALDALTAVSRDGAYANLVLPPLLDAGGLERRDAALATALTYGTLRLQGRYDAIIAVCVDRPLERIDAVVLDLLRLGAHQLLGMRVPSHAAVSATVDLATTAAGRGAATFVNAVLRRIAGRTLQAWIAELRESAGDETQALAWVESHPVWVVKALRQALIANGRPDEELGALLAADNEDPQVVLCARPGLIAPEHLARQAAAACGHEPRLGDISPVSVLLGGGDPGRIGAVRDSRAAVEDEGSQLVALMLAQERLEGRDERWLDMCAGPGGKAALLASVAAQRGARVVANEIAPHRADLVRGALRAIASGVAEVRCHDGRRYGHEEPGHYDRILVDAPCSGLGSLRRRPEARWRRSQADVAELADLQRELLASAMAAVRVGGVVAYVTCSPHVLETSLAVRDALRRLERGGIGVEVLHAGDAATRIAPRPPAGAEAQMLQLWPHTDSTDAMFCALLRRTS is encoded by the coding sequence ATGGCGAGGGCTTCGCGGCGGGGCCAGGGCCGGGAGCGCGGCCGCCACGAGCGCGGGCACGCAGGCGCACAGCGTCGCGGCCAGGGCCGGGAGCGCGGTCGCCAGGACGACCGGGCACGGCGCTCCAAGAGCCCGGCAGGCCGGGACCGGGGGAGCGCGGCGACCACCGGCAGGGCTGGACATGGGAAGGATCCGGCGCGCCAGGTGGCCCTGGACGCCCTGACAGCGGTGAGCAGGGACGGGGCCTATGCCAATCTCGTCCTTCCCCCACTGCTGGACGCCGGCGGCCTGGAGCGTCGCGATGCGGCGCTGGCCACCGCCCTGACCTATGGCACCCTCAGGCTCCAGGGCCGCTATGACGCCATCATCGCCGTCTGCGTGGATCGGCCTCTGGAGAGGATCGATGCCGTGGTCCTGGACCTGCTGCGCCTGGGCGCCCACCAGCTGCTGGGCATGCGCGTCCCCAGCCATGCGGCCGTGTCCGCCACCGTGGACCTGGCCACCACGGCGGCAGGGCGCGGAGCCGCGACCTTCGTCAACGCCGTGCTGCGCCGTATCGCGGGCAGGACGCTCCAGGCCTGGATCGCCGAACTGCGCGAGAGCGCGGGGGATGAGACCCAGGCCCTGGCCTGGGTGGAGTCCCACCCGGTCTGGGTCGTCAAGGCCCTGCGCCAGGCGCTCATCGCCAACGGGCGGCCCGACGAGGAGCTCGGGGCGCTGCTTGCCGCCGACAATGAGGATCCCCAGGTCGTCCTGTGCGCCCGCCCCGGCCTCATCGCCCCCGAGCACCTGGCGCGCCAGGCCGCGGCGGCCTGCGGGCACGAGCCCCGGCTGGGCGACATCAGCCCGGTGTCCGTGCTGCTGGGCGGGGGCGACCCGGGTCGCATCGGCGCCGTGCGCGACTCGCGAGCGGCCGTCGAGGACGAGGGCAGCCAGCTCGTGGCCCTCATGCTCGCCCAGGAGCGCCTTGAGGGTCGTGATGAGCGCTGGCTGGATATGTGCGCCGGCCCCGGGGGCAAGGCGGCGCTCCTGGCCTCCGTGGCCGCGCAGCGCGGCGCCCGCGTGGTGGCCAATGAGATCGCCCCGCATCGCGCGGATCTGGTGCGTGGCGCGTTGCGGGCCATTGCCTCGGGGGTGGCCGAGGTGCGCTGCCATGATGGCCGCCGCTACGGGCATGAGGAGCCGGGGCACTATGACCGGATCCTGGTGGACGCCCCCTGCTCGGGGCTGGGCTCGCTGCGCCGCAGGCCCGAGGCCCGGTGGCGCCGAAGCCAGGCGGATGTCGCAGAGCTGGCCGATCTTCAGCGCGAGCTGCTCGCCAGCGCGATGGCGGCCGTGCGCGTCGGGGGCGTCGTGGCCTACGTGACCTGCTCGCCCCATGTGCTGGAGACCAGTCTGGCGGTGCGCGATGCGCTGCGTCGGCTCGAGCGCGGCGGCATCGGGGTCGAGGTCCTGCACGCCGGCGATGCCGCCACGCGCATCGCTCCTCGGCCCCCGGCCGGGGCCGAGGCCCAGATGCTGCAGCTGTGGCCCCACACCGATTCCACGGACGCCATGTTCTGCGCCCTGCTGCGGCGGACCTCCTGA
- the fmt gene encoding methionyl-tRNA formyltransferase, which produces MRLLFAGTPEVALPTLTALMESQHEVVGVLTRADSRRGRGRGLSASPVAAAARRAGLDVRTPDTLKDPQVGEWITRAQADAAVVVAYGRLVPAELLSVPGHGWLNLHFSLLPAWRGAAPVQRAIIAGEEITGACVFRLEEGLDTGPVVARLTETIGSRDTSGDLLDRLSTSGAQLVLHALDRVAAGARPEPQDDSLATLAPMLSAADGQVRWSDPAQAIDRRIRGVTPAPGAHTTWAGKRLRLGPVEPLPEITDLLPGLIRALKHEVHVGTGGCAVRLGRVAPAGRSWMEAADWARGAQLSAGALLGDPAGGSRG; this is translated from the coding sequence ATGCGCCTTCTCTTCGCCGGGACCCCAGAGGTCGCCCTGCCCACCCTGACCGCGCTCATGGAATCCCAGCACGAGGTGGTCGGCGTCCTGACCCGGGCCGACTCCCGCCGGGGCCGGGGCCGGGGCCTGAGCGCCTCACCCGTGGCTGCCGCCGCCAGGCGGGCGGGACTCGATGTGCGCACCCCGGACACGCTCAAGGACCCCCAGGTGGGGGAGTGGATCACCCGGGCGCAGGCCGATGCGGCCGTCGTCGTCGCCTATGGGCGACTGGTGCCGGCCGAGCTGCTGAGCGTCCCCGGGCACGGCTGGCTCAACCTCCACTTCTCCCTGCTCCCCGCATGGCGGGGAGCAGCCCCCGTGCAGCGGGCCATCATCGCCGGGGAGGAGATCACCGGGGCATGCGTCTTCAGGCTGGAGGAGGGCCTGGACACGGGCCCCGTTGTGGCCAGGCTGACCGAGACCATCGGCTCGCGCGACACCAGCGGCGACCTCCTGGACCGTCTGTCCACCTCAGGCGCTCAGCTCGTTCTCCACGCCCTGGACCGGGTGGCGGCCGGGGCAAGGCCCGAGCCCCAGGACGACTCCCTGGCCACGCTGGCCCCCATGCTCAGCGCTGCCGACGGCCAGGTCCGCTGGAGCGATCCCGCCCAGGCCATCGACCGGCGCATCCGGGGCGTGACCCCCGCCCCTGGAGCCCACACCACATGGGCGGGCAAGCGCTTGCGACTGGGGCCGGTCGAGCCCCTCCCCGAGATCACCGACCTGCTGCCCGGCCTGATCCGGGCGCTCAAGCACGAGGTTCACGTGGGCACCGGGGGCTGCGCAGTGCGCCTGGGGCGGGTCGCCCCCGCGGGACGCTCCTGGATGGAGGCCGCTGACTGGGCCCGCGGCGCCCAGCTCAGCGCCGGTGCGCTTCTCGGCGATCCCGCTGGCGGGAGCCGGGGCTGA
- a CDS encoding arginine deiminase — translation MGFSVDSEIGKLKQVIIHRPGKEMLRLTPQNKDHLLFDDILWLEKAQEEHDRFAQILRDRGAEVLYLQELLAQTLQVAEAKSYILDYVFNENTCGPRAAQTVRALAESLPEPELAELLIAGITKAELLERTTGADSLVLSTMEDDDLLLTPLPNHLFTRDTSCWIYGGVSINSMMMEARQRETIHYEAIYRWHPLFAGSDVPLWSEGLAAGPATVEGGDVQIIGNGAVLVGVSERTTAQGIERLASRLFKGGQVSQIIAVEMSKNRAQMHLDTVMTMVDKGTFTVYGDLGTLPTLTLRPGDAEGIEITRNAPEEMYSVIAKALGIDKLRVLVTPQDSRAAAREQWNDGSNTLAIAPGVILTYDRNVNTNQFLTDHGIEVLAVPGAELGRGRGGPHCMSCPTLREPVDA, via the coding sequence ATGGGTTTCTCCGTGGATTCCGAAATCGGGAAGTTGAAGCAGGTCATCATCCACCGCCCCGGCAAGGAGATGCTCCGGCTGACCCCGCAGAACAAGGACCACCTGCTCTTCGATGACATCCTGTGGCTCGAGAAGGCCCAGGAGGAGCACGACCGCTTCGCCCAGATCCTGCGCGACAGAGGCGCCGAGGTCCTCTACCTCCAGGAGCTTTTGGCCCAGACCCTCCAGGTCGCCGAGGCCAAGTCCTACATCCTGGACTATGTCTTCAACGAGAACACCTGCGGTCCGCGCGCTGCCCAGACCGTGCGCGCCCTGGCCGAGTCCCTCCCCGAGCCCGAGCTCGCCGAGCTGCTCATCGCCGGTATCACCAAGGCGGAGCTCCTCGAGCGCACGACCGGCGCGGACTCCCTGGTCCTGTCCACCATGGAGGACGACGACCTCCTGCTGACCCCGCTGCCCAACCACCTGTTCACCCGGGACACCTCCTGCTGGATCTACGGGGGCGTGTCCATCAACTCGATGATGATGGAGGCCCGCCAGCGCGAGACCATCCACTACGAGGCCATCTACCGCTGGCACCCGCTGTTCGCCGGCTCGGACGTCCCGCTGTGGTCCGAGGGCCTGGCCGCGGGGCCCGCCACGGTCGAGGGCGGCGACGTCCAGATCATCGGCAACGGCGCCGTGCTCGTGGGCGTCTCGGAGCGCACCACCGCCCAGGGCATCGAGCGCCTGGCCTCCCGGCTGTTCAAGGGCGGCCAGGTCTCCCAGATCATCGCCGTCGAGATGAGCAAGAACCGCGCCCAGATGCACCTCGACACCGTGATGACCATGGTCGATAAGGGCACCTTCACCGTCTACGGCGACCTGGGCACCCTTCCCACTCTGACGCTGCGCCCCGGGGACGCAGAGGGGATCGAGATCACCCGCAACGCCCCCGAGGAGATGTACTCCGTGATCGCCAAGGCCCTGGGCATCGACAAGCTCCGCGTGCTCGTCACCCCCCAGGACTCCCGCGCCGCCGCCCGCGAGCAGTGGAACGACGGCTCCAACACCCTGGCCATCGCCCCCGGCGTCATCCTCACCTACGACCGCAACGTCAACACCAACCAGTTCCTCACCGACCACGGCATCGAGGTGCTGGCCGTTCCCGGCGCCGAGCTCGGCCGCGGCCGCGGCGGCCCGCACTGCATGAGCTGCCCGACCCTGCGCGAGCCGGTCGACGCCTGA
- a CDS encoding serine/threonine protein kinase — MTTIVNSWNDFDPLKHVIVGRADFSVIPPEEPATSEKVPIDSEMRGMWGPRPTATVEAANEQLDNYAKILEGLGIKVDRPTPLQWNQAITTPDFRTESGFTQMPPRDILLTIGKEIISSANSFRCRYFEYLAYWPLMKQYFDEDPEFLWTQAPRPRLTDKSYKHNYYDEKISLEERLERTAAKDFVTTEFEPMWDAADVMRVGKDLFIQHGLTTNRTAMEWFKRYYPDLRVHAVNFPGDPYPIHIDATFVPLRPGLIINNPHRRLPEEQRKIFEANDWQIVDAAQPAHDTPPPLCYSSVWLSMNCLVIDHKTVCVEASEVHQMEQMDKLGMNVIPVPFRDAYAFGGGLHCATADVYREGTCEDYFPNQVDDPTLV, encoded by the coding sequence ATGACGACGATCGTCAACTCGTGGAACGACTTCGACCCGCTCAAGCACGTCATCGTCGGACGCGCTGACTTCTCCGTCATCCCTCCCGAGGAGCCCGCCACCTCTGAGAAGGTGCCGATCGACTCCGAGATGCGCGGAATGTGGGGCCCCCGCCCCACCGCCACGGTCGAGGCCGCCAACGAGCAGCTGGACAACTACGCCAAGATCCTCGAGGGTCTGGGCATCAAGGTTGACCGGCCCACCCCGCTGCAGTGGAACCAGGCCATCACGACGCCCGACTTCCGTACCGAGTCCGGCTTCACCCAGATGCCCCCGCGTGACATCCTGCTCACCATCGGCAAGGAGATCATCTCCTCGGCCAACTCCTTCCGCTGCCGCTACTTCGAGTACCTGGCCTACTGGCCGCTCATGAAGCAGTACTTCGACGAGGACCCGGAGTTCCTGTGGACCCAGGCCCCCCGTCCTCGCCTGACCGACAAGTCCTACAAGCACAACTACTACGACGAGAAGATCTCCCTGGAGGAGCGTCTCGAGCGCACGGCCGCCAAGGACTTCGTCACCACCGAGTTCGAGCCCATGTGGGACGCCGCCGACGTCATGCGCGTGGGCAAGGACCTGTTCATCCAGCACGGCCTGACCACGAACAGGACGGCGATGGAGTGGTTCAAGCGCTACTACCCCGACCTGCGGGTGCACGCTGTGAACTTCCCCGGTGACCCCTACCCGATCCACATCGACGCGACCTTCGTGCCGCTGCGGCCGGGCCTGATCATCAACAACCCGCACCGTCGTCTGCCCGAGGAGCAGCGCAAGATCTTCGAGGCCAACGACTGGCAGATCGTCGACGCGGCTCAGCCGGCCCACGACACCCCGCCGCCGCTGTGCTACTCCTCGGTGTGGCTGTCCATGAACTGCCTGGTCATCGACCACAAGACCGTGTGTGTCGAGGCCAGCGAGGTCCACCAGATGGAGCAGATGGACAAGCTGGGCATGAACGTCATCCCGGTTCCCTTCCGCGACGCCTACGCCTTCGGCGGTGGTCTCCACTGCGCCACGGCGGACGTCTACCGCGAGGGCACCTGCGAGGACTACTTCCCGAACCAGGTCGACGACCCCACGCTCGTCTGA
- the argF gene encoding ornithine carbamoyltransferase, which translates to MTHPLHNRSFLKELDFSKEEWGSLLELSAQLKADKKAGREVKRLTGKNIALIFEKTSTRTRCSFEVAAYDQGAQVTYLDPSGSQMGHKESVADTARVLGRFYDGIEFRGSKQEHVEQLAELSGVPVWNGLTDDWHPTQMLADQLTMLEHSGKPIEEISFAYLGDARNNVANSLLIAGALMGMDVRMVAPSELQTPPEVVKEAERLAKDSGAKILVTDDVAAGVAGVDFLYTDVWVSMGEPKEVWDERIALLRPYQVNGELVKATGNPDVKFLHCLPAFHDRNTTVGEDIFAKTGMDGLEVTDDVFESEHNVAFDQAENRMHTIKAVMVATLGEWD; encoded by the coding sequence ATGACCCATCCCCTGCACAACAGGAGCTTCCTCAAGGAGCTCGACTTCTCCAAGGAGGAGTGGGGCAGCCTGCTCGAGCTCTCGGCCCAGCTCAAGGCGGACAAGAAGGCCGGGCGCGAGGTCAAGCGCCTGACCGGCAAGAACATCGCCCTGATCTTCGAGAAGACCTCGACCCGCACCCGCTGCTCCTTCGAGGTCGCCGCCTACGACCAGGGCGCCCAGGTCACCTACCTGGACCCCTCCGGCAGTCAGATGGGCCACAAGGAGTCCGTGGCTGACACGGCCCGAGTCCTGGGTCGCTTCTACGACGGCATCGAGTTCCGCGGCTCCAAGCAGGAGCACGTCGAGCAGCTCGCCGAGCTCTCCGGCGTGCCGGTGTGGAACGGCCTGACCGATGACTGGCACCCCACCCAGATGCTGGCCGACCAGCTGACGATGCTGGAGCACTCCGGCAAGCCGATCGAGGAGATCAGCTTCGCCTACCTGGGCGACGCCCGCAACAATGTGGCCAACTCCCTGCTCATCGCCGGCGCCCTCATGGGCATGGACGTGCGCATGGTGGCTCCCTCCGAGCTCCAGACCCCGCCCGAGGTGGTCAAGGAGGCCGAGCGCCTGGCCAAGGACTCCGGCGCCAAGATCCTGGTGACCGACGACGTGGCCGCCGGCGTGGCCGGGGTGGACTTCCTCTACACCGACGTGTGGGTCTCCATGGGCGAGCCCAAGGAGGTCTGGGACGAGCGCATCGCCCTGCTGCGCCCCTACCAGGTCAACGGCGAGCTGGTGAAGGCCACCGGCAACCCGGACGTGAAGTTCCTTCACTGCCTGCCCGCCTTCCACGACCGCAACACCACCGTGGGCGAGGACATCTTCGCCAAGACCGGTATGGACGGCCTGGAGGTCACCGACGACGTGTTCGAGTCCGAGCACAACGTCGCCTTCGACCAGGCTGAGAACCGCATGCACACCATCAAGGCCGTCATGGTGGCCACGCTGGGAGAGTGGGACTGA